In Triticum urartu cultivar G1812 chromosome 6, Tu2.1, whole genome shotgun sequence, the following proteins share a genomic window:
- the LOC125514588 gene encoding uncharacterized protein LOC125514588 gives MGTTRGRTQPTGRPARRRREAAHIGWGGQKATTQGGGTHWTGRLEGDGARRPHAPDSDGRGRFGLSAGLDQTVNSHVETMMLTDAPLLYTPGQVNQLHLPGMKEMRHANRKLKHCLDPSSHDEHKYPLFCSIDKNQFHYGVIIITRRKAPSLIFSMLLC, from the exons ATGGGGACGACGAGAGGCCGCACCCAGCCGACGGGGAGGCCAGCACGACGACGGCGGGAGGCCGCACACATCGGATGGGGAGGCCAGAAGGCGACGACGCAAGGAGGCGGCACGCACTGGACGGGGAGGCTGGAAGGCGACGGCGCGCGGAGGCCGCACGCACCCGACAGCGACGGCAGAGGTCGATTTGGATTATCCGCTG GATTGGATCAAACTGTGAATTCTCATGTTGAGACAATGATGTTGACTGATGCACCTCTTCTATATACTCCTGGACAG GTTAACCAGCTCCATCTACCTGGTATGAAAGAAATGAGGCATGCTAATCGCAAGTTGAAGCATTGTTTGGATCCAAGCTCTCACGATGA GCACAAGTACCCCCTCTTTTGCAGTATTGATAAAAACCAATTTCACTACGGTGTCATCATCATCACTCGAAGAAAAGCACCCAGTCTGATTTTTTCCATGTTACTCTGTTAG